A single genomic interval of Pseudorasbora parva isolate DD20220531a chromosome 21, ASM2467924v1, whole genome shotgun sequence harbors:
- the LOC137055704 gene encoding uncharacterized protein, with amino-acid sequence MASNSNGTDVPLEVYVNGELFCIDSVLVPDEENMQVDFMVTDRIYELLGCSPGDILSAELQVDTDDCMSVSHAALEGEDLQIDITCNPTETTPEWMARKISGFFRTLFWMNPAPEPEANMVTVRWPAEVPENKKYSPKRVIKKMSACLQKYFPIDPAEPLCDPVTEPELDSVEPKESCVPDANVPDTEPVSAEDQKVDVSDGMNASPEMNGPEESTKDKKISAFFKKYFPLDPPDTEPVSAEDRKVDVSDGMNASPEVNGPEVSSVFIKRKIRQSGDEDV; translated from the exons ATGGCTTCAAACTCAAATGGCACAGATGTCCCTCTGGAGGTTTACGTGAACGGCGAGCTGTTCTGCATTGACAGTGTCTTGGTCCCGGATGAGGAGAATATGCAGGTGGACTTTATGGTCACCGACAGAATCTACGAGCTTCTCGGGTGCTCACCGGGCGACATATTAAGCGCAGAGCTGCAGGTGGACACAGATGATTGCATGTCAGTCAGTCACGCCGCTTTAGAGGGCGAGGATCTGCAGATCGACATAACCTGTAACCCGACAG AAACTACTCCAGAGTGGATGGCGAGGAAAATTAGTGGATTCTTCAGAACACTTTTTTGGATGAATCCGGCTCCTGAACCTGAAGCAAATATGGTTACTGTCCGCTGGCCAGCAGAAGTGCCAGAGAACAAAAAGTACAGCCCTAAAAGAG TGATTAAGAAAATGAGTGCTTGCTTACAAAAGTATTTTCCGATCGATCCGGCGGAGCCTTTGTGTGATCCCGTGACGGAACCTGAATTGGATTCGGTCGAACCCAAGGAATCGTGTGTCCCAGATGCAAACGTTCCTGACACTGAACCTGTGTCTGCAGAAGATCAGAAGGTGGACGTCAGTGATGGCATGAATGCCTCTCCTGAAATGAACGGCCCAGAAG aaAGTACTAAAGACAAGAAAATAAGTGCTTTCTTTAAAAAGTATTTCCCGTTGGATCCGCCTGACACTGAACCTGTGTCTGCAGAAGATCGGAAGGTGGACGTCAGTGATGGCATGAATGCCTCTCCTGAAGTGAACGGCCCAGAAG TGTCCTCTGTCTTTATAAAAAGGAAGATACGACAAAGTGGCGACGAGGATGTTTGA